A DNA window from candidate division WOR-3 bacterium contains the following coding sequences:
- a CDS encoding glycosyltransferase family 4 protein: MKRIRNNIHILLVVENNQVPMDTRVWKEAQALREKGFNVSVICPNKNKDKNYKKLGEVEIHQYYNPFIKGTSILSILGEYLFTIFPLLFYSLKIYIKKPFSIIHIANPPDFLVILFLPFKLFGIKIVFDHHDLSPELFIEKFGEKNFFFKLLLICEKLSYKLADVIITTNNSIKDTCIKRNKVSKNKVFVIRNGPDLNEIKNLYRVKDNLRRGKKYLIGYVGNIDSQDSLEKLVASIEYIVKERKFDDFRVLIIGDGNYRTKIEDIVQQKSLQEYFIFYGSEYNRKKLFSLLSKIDIGVEPSRETEKFSKSTSTKVMEYMALGKPVIQYNSLEGIFTAGKASLFIKNNDERNFGDAIIYLLKDKKRRKEMGEYGKRRVKKVLQWNIEKEKLLNLYTEKLLNIKIN; this comes from the coding sequence ATGAAAAGGATTAGGAATAATATTCATATATTATTAGTAGTAGAAAATAACCAAGTTCCAATGGATACCAGAGTATGGAAGGAAGCACAAGCTTTAAGAGAAAAAGGATTTAATGTTTCAGTAATTTGTCCTAATAAGAATAAAGACAAAAATTATAAAAAATTAGGAGAGGTCGAAATTCATCAATATTATAATCCTTTTATTAAAGGAACTTCAATATTAAGTATTTTAGGAGAATACTTATTTACTATTTTTCCTCTTCTATTTTACTCATTAAAAATATATATAAAAAAGCCTTTTTCTATTATACATATTGCTAATCCACCTGATTTTTTAGTTATTCTTTTTTTACCATTTAAACTATTCGGTATTAAAATAGTGTTTGATCATCACGATCTATCACCTGAGTTATTTATCGAAAAATTTGGAGAAAAGAACTTCTTCTTTAAGTTATTACTTATATGCGAGAAACTATCTTACAAACTGGCTGATGTTATAATTACAACAAACAATTCTATAAAAGACACTTGTATTAAAAGAAATAAAGTTTCTAAAAATAAAGTTTTTGTAATAAGAAATGGACCGGATCTAAACGAAATAAAAAATCTATATAGGGTTAAAGATAATCTAAGAAGAGGAAAAAAATATCTTATTGGATATGTAGGAAATATAGATAGCCAAGATTCGTTAGAAAAGCTTGTGGCATCTATAGAGTATATAGTAAAAGAAAGAAAGTTTGATGATTTTAGAGTATTAATAATTGGGGACGGAAACTACCGAACAAAAATTGAAGATATTGTTCAACAAAAGAGCCTTCAAGAATATTTCATTTTCTACGGCTCTGAGTATAATAGAAAGAAATTATTTTCCTTACTTTCAAAAATAGACATTGGAGTGGAACCGAGTAGAGAAACAGAGAAATTTAGCAAATCTACATCAACAAAAGTTATGGAATATATGGCTCTGGGTAAACCTGTAATTCAGTATAACTCTTTAGAAGGAATTTTTACAGCAGGAAAGGCTTCTCTATTTATAAAAAATAATGACGAAAGAAACTTTGGTGATGCAATTATCTATCTCCTTAAAGATAAAAAAAGAAGAAAAGAAATGGGTGAGTATGGAAAAAGGAGAGTTAAGAAGGTCTTGCAATGGAATATAGAAAAAGAGAAACTATTAAATTTATATACAGAAAAATTACTAAATATAAAAATTAATTAA
- a CDS encoding glycosyltransferase family 4 protein translates to MYPHRNQQIYGTFVKNVVDLLLENGFTILLAVKAGNSKNPLIKFYQYIKFFLISILKGLFYRYNIIYVHYIAHSAIPVLIIKFFRRKIKIVSHVHGGDILEEPFLKPITSKTLKISDIIIAPSSYFKEIIINIYKINPEKIKVFPSGGVNTSLFKPKKINRKNLLKSYTNQFVLGFVSRIERGKGWNVFLEGIKKTKEKTKESLLGVIIGDGKEVTLMQKLIRKFQLNDTIEYLGSKNYELLPLFYNCFDVFIFPTTKRESLGLVGLEAMACGVPVIGSNIGGLTTYIKNGVNGYIFQPGSPESLSERIIQYMQLNKRYKKQMKKCARLTALEYDRNKISKILLECFQ, encoded by the coding sequence ATGTATCCACATAGAAATCAACAAATATACGGCACTTTTGTAAAAAATGTGGTTGACTTACTTCTCGAAAATGGATTTACAATTTTGCTCGCAGTTAAAGCAGGAAACTCCAAAAATCCATTAATAAAGTTCTATCAATATATTAAATTTTTTCTAATTAGTATACTAAAAGGTTTATTTTATAGATATAATATAATTTATGTCCACTATATCGCCCACAGTGCGATCCCTGTTTTAATTATAAAATTTTTTAGAAGGAAAATTAAAATAGTTTCTCATGTCCACGGAGGAGATATCCTTGAAGAACCGTTCCTCAAGCCTATTACATCTAAAACTTTAAAAATTTCAGATATAATAATAGCACCCTCATCTTATTTTAAAGAAATAATAATAAATATATATAAAATAAATCCAGAGAAAATCAAAGTATTTCCTTCCGGAGGAGTAAACACAAGTCTATTTAAACCTAAAAAAATAAATAGAAAAAATTTATTAAAAAGCTATACAAATCAATTTGTACTTGGTTTTGTTTCTAGAATTGAAAGAGGAAAGGGATGGAATGTCTTTCTCGAGGGAATAAAAAAGACAAAAGAAAAAACAAAAGAGTCATTATTAGGTGTAATAATAGGAGATGGGAAAGAAGTAACGTTAATGCAAAAACTTATAAGAAAATTCCAATTGAATGATACTATTGAATACCTTGGAAGCAAAAATTATGAACTTTTGCCTCTTTTTTATAACTGTTTTGACGTTTTCATATTCCCCACCACAAAGAGGGAAAGTCTTGGTCTAGTAGGGCTTGAAGCTATGGCCTGTGGGGTGCCAGTTATTGGTAGCAATATTGGAGGCTTAACTACTTATATTAAAAATGGAGTAAATGGTTATATTTTTCAGCCAGGATCACCAGAATCCCTTTCCGAAAGAATAATTCAATATATGCAACTAAATAAAAGGTATAAAAAACAAATGAAAAAATGCGCTCGCCTTACTGCTCTTGAATATGATAGAAATAAGATATCTAAAATCCTTTTAGAGTGCTTTCAGTGA
- a CDS encoding Wzz/FepE/Etk N-terminal domain-containing protein: protein MNDKEEGLKLKEIYKFIWNRKISLFLSGFAPAVITLIICLFLPKRYTAKAVILAPEALSGSISTPLGYISSGLTPKGKLSSLTIISLLNSETMRTKIVKKFDLIKHYRLERTRYPQVEAEKIVERRTDVVYSEKEGLIYIFFESKDPILSANVVNFYINYLDTLNLQHNLTERRPIVIVVDPPIPPVEKSFPKTKISIIVSSFFGIFLYLMFLWLRNELI, encoded by the coding sequence ATGAATGATAAAGAGGAAGGGCTAAAATTAAAAGAGATATATAAATTTATTTGGAATCGAAAAATAAGTCTTTTTTTATCTGGTTTTGCCCCAGCCGTTATAACTTTAATCATCTGCTTGTTTCTTCCAAAAAGGTATACTGCTAAAGCAGTAATACTTGCTCCCGAGGCATTATCTGGCAGTATTTCTACTCCCTTGGGTTATATAAGTTCAGGATTAACTCCAAAAGGAAAATTATCTTCTTTAACAATAATATCGCTTTTAAATAGTGAAACAATGAGAACTAAAATTGTGAAAAAATTCGATTTAATTAAACACTATAGATTAGAAAGAACGCGATATCCTCAAGTAGAAGCAGAGAAAATAGTGGAGCGCAGAACAGACGTCGTTTATTCTGAAAAAGAAGGTTTAATATATATTTTTTTTGAGTCAAAAGATCCTATATTAAGCGCAAACGTAGTAAACTTTTACATTAATTATTTGGATACTCTAAATCTCCAACACAACCTAACAGAAAGAAGGCCAATTGTGATTGTTGTAGATCCTCCTATTCCACCAGTAGAAAAAAGCTTTCCAAAAACAAAAATATCAATTATTGTTTCAAGCTTTTTTGGAATTTTTCTTTATTTGATGTTCTTATGGCTGAGAAACGAACTTATTTAA
- a CDS encoding O-antigen ligase family protein, translating to MFPLKTFKYKSLQDLTIYLFILLIGVATICLTTSQLTKITAGTFPLFLIFILYLIENPSSVLVLFFLLTPLIPPVVLHQNSLTPAEILAIPAFALCLLSLLTGNKKAASEILYKNKHIFISMLIFSFFCFLSSIALLNSKNLIPNITSLVLKPIFIALILLVFICRFKKNISIDIIIISILISSFLLGIFCLYTLMALKPAWAIDTENLRISGTFLIFNHLSAYEVLIFFFLLGLYLNSNNIYFKVFLILAIGLSIIAQLASLTLGGILGIIGGILFLILINENKLRNFAILILLSIIISIGVYFLYPPIISKFSIISERIIDRIIANYTGLVMIKRYFWFGAGSELGEIIQSHPNLLYTPFGSGWCVPHNLFITTFATTGIFSFLSLLYLLIAIIIRLKDIYPKIKVSKNRNFYISLLAGIIAFFLQSMSNNIFWHIILGSYMFLFIGFWLKFDEEGDFAFPFFKYTGVK from the coding sequence ATGTTTCCCTTAAAGACCTTTAAATATAAAAGCCTCCAAGATTTAACCATCTACCTATTTATTCTTTTAATTGGTGTAGCAACAATTTGCCTTACTACTTCTCAATTGACCAAAATTACAGCTGGAACTTTCCCTCTCTTTTTAATATTTATATTATATCTTATAGAGAATCCTTCTTCAGTTCTTGTTTTATTTTTCTTGTTAACGCCTCTAATCCCACCAGTTGTCCTTCATCAAAATAGCCTTACACCTGCTGAGATACTAGCAATTCCCGCCTTCGCTCTTTGCCTTCTTTCTCTATTAACAGGGAATAAAAAGGCAGCTTCAGAAATTCTATATAAAAATAAACATATCTTTATTTCAATGTTAATCTTTTCTTTCTTTTGTTTTCTCTCCTCTATCGCACTTCTAAATAGTAAAAATTTGATCCCTAATATTACTTCCCTCGTTCTAAAACCTATATTTATTGCATTAATTCTATTAGTATTTATATGTAGATTCAAAAAAAATATCTCAATAGATATAATTATTATTTCTATCCTTATTTCTTCTTTTTTGTTAGGTATTTTCTGTCTCTATACACTTATGGCATTAAAACCAGCATGGGCTATTGATACTGAAAACTTAAGAATTTCGGGAACCTTTTTAATTTTTAATCATTTATCTGCATATGAAGTGTTGATATTCTTTTTTCTCTTGGGACTTTACTTAAATTCTAATAATATATATTTTAAAGTTTTCCTTATCTTGGCAATTGGATTATCTATAATAGCTCAATTGGCATCTCTTACTTTAGGAGGAATTTTAGGAATAATAGGAGGAATTCTGTTCTTAATATTAATAAATGAAAATAAACTGAGAAATTTTGCTATTTTAATTCTTCTAAGTATTATTATATCCATAGGGGTTTACTTTCTCTACCCTCCCATAATAAGTAAATTTTCCATTATTTCAGAAAGAATAATAGATCGTATTATAGCAAATTATACCGGTCTAGTAATGATAAAAAGATATTTTTGGTTTGGAGCAGGGAGTGAATTAGGTGAAATTATCCAATCACACCCAAATTTACTATATACTCCTTTCGGTTCTGGATGGTGTGTTCCACATAACCTCTTCATAACTACTTTTGCTACTACAGGAATATTTTCTTTCCTTAGCCTATTATATCTATTAATAGCAATAATAATAAGATTAAAGGATATATACCCTAAAATTAAAGTCTCAAAAAATAGAAATTTTTATATTTCCCTTCTTGCCGGTATAATAGCTTTTTTCCTCCAATCTATGTCAAACAACATATTCTGGCATATAATATTAGGTAGTTATATGTTTCTTTTCATAGGTTTTTGGCTTAAGTTCGATGAAGAAGGTGACTTCGCATTTCCTTTTTTTAAATATACTGGAGTCAAATAA
- a CDS encoding oligosaccharide flippase family protein, which translates to MLVFEGKTRFSILKIFKDFTKVSLSNYISRAIAALISIILARWLGPIDFGVFSIGFYILTIFGLGFTGFDQSYVYFTVRFPKEEQEIFSTYVTLKVILAIFFIFIFILFCFLPISWNFEHIGEELILYGLIGGLGMNILNIGLSFFQAKEEFNNYSIVQLVYYLTLLFLVFLGVKFNLRQVNFYLLMYLFPSVFILNMIFRKGYFSILKFKIKIAQKFWNYGNWLILSHFVRLINLRADFFWLGKYFKGEILGQYSVALSLINIFVLLIGTFYVILLPKASAIETDGDLRKYWLNNRWCIVFLLISWFMIYFLSPFFIEILYGARYKEATLIFKMLLYSVIPLIFTLPIECFLLGAGKTIYVFLAYLVQGISLILAPPILVGTFRLNGIIYGRVISFCILLIFYFIEYKFVKEKFLEN; encoded by the coding sequence ATGTTAGTTTTTGAAGGAAAAACTCGATTCTCTATTTTGAAAATTTTTAAAGACTTTACAAAAGTTAGTTTGTCAAATTATATCTCAAGAGCTATCGCAGCTTTGATCTCTATTATCCTTGCAAGGTGGTTAGGACCTATTGATTTTGGTGTTTTCTCTATAGGATTTTATATCCTGACAATTTTCGGCTTAGGTTTTACAGGATTTGATCAATCTTATGTATATTTTACAGTTCGATTTCCTAAGGAAGAACAAGAAATATTTTCAACTTATGTTACATTAAAAGTTATCCTTGCGATTTTTTTTATATTTATTTTTATTTTATTTTGTTTTTTGCCTATTTCTTGGAATTTTGAACATATTGGCGAGGAATTAATCCTATATGGATTAATTGGAGGCTTAGGTATGAATATACTAAATATTGGCTTATCATTTTTTCAAGCAAAGGAGGAGTTTAATAATTATAGTATAGTTCAATTAGTTTATTATTTAACTCTTTTATTTCTGGTTTTTCTGGGTGTTAAGTTTAACTTAAGGCAAGTTAATTTTTATTTGTTGATGTATTTATTCCCTTCCGTTTTTATTTTAAATATGATATTTAGAAAAGGATATTTTTCTATACTTAAGTTTAAAATTAAAATAGCCCAAAAATTTTGGAATTATGGCAATTGGCTCATTCTTAGTCATTTTGTTAGATTAATTAATCTCAGGGCAGATTTTTTTTGGCTTGGTAAGTACTTTAAAGGTGAAATTCTTGGGCAATATTCTGTAGCTCTTAGCCTTATTAATATATTTGTTCTTTTAATAGGAACTTTTTATGTTATACTTCTCCCTAAAGCTTCCGCAATTGAAACGGATGGCGATTTGAGAAAATATTGGTTAAATAATAGGTGGTGTATAGTATTTCTATTAATCTCTTGGTTCATGATTTACTTTCTTTCTCCTTTTTTTATTGAAATACTGTATGGTGCTCGGTATAAAGAGGCAACATTGATATTTAAAATGCTTTTGTATTCAGTTATTCCCTTGATTTTCACACTTCCAATAGAATGTTTTCTTTTAGGTGCGGGTAAAACTATATATGTTTTTTTGGCTTATCTTGTTCAGGGTATATCCCTTATTTTAGCTCCTCCCATTTTAGTTGGGACTTTCAGATTAAATGGAATTATATATGGAAGAGTTATTTCTTTCTGTATTTTATTAATTTTTTATTTTATTGAATATAAATTTGTAAAAGAAAAATTTTTGGAGAATTAA
- a CDS encoding nucleotide sugar dehydrogenase, whose protein sequence is MKINEEKVLGVIGLGYVGLPLAMEFVRAGYKTLGFDIDTRKIEKLSQGEVYLKHIEEVKRRNFFSSGLFTPTTDFSRLNEVDLISICVPTPLDKYRQPDLSFVENSAEIVSENLKYGAIVVLESTVYPGATREVVLPILEKSRRKIDRDFYLAFSPEREDPGNKQFTTRNIPKVVGGITEQSKKKVVEIYSKIFDKVVEVSSAEVAEATKLLENTYRSVNIALVNELKVIFDKMGIDIWEVIEAAKTKPFGYTPFYPGPGLGGHCIPIDPFYLSWKARMFGINARFIELAGEINMMMPEYVVMKTISALNKNRKSLRGSKILIIGIAYKKDIDDCRESPGIELIELLREGGAEVSYYDPYITEIYNLRQTDLVMSSVNLTEELLREQDAVIIATDHSNIDYKKIVENCSIIIDTRNALSGIKSDKIFKA, encoded by the coding sequence ATGAAAATAAATGAAGAAAAAGTGCTTGGAGTAATTGGACTTGGTTATGTTGGGCTACCTCTTGCTATGGAATTTGTGAGAGCCGGATATAAGACTCTTGGTTTTGATATAGACACAAGAAAGATAGAAAAGCTTTCACAAGGAGAGGTGTATTTAAAACATATTGAAGAAGTAAAAAGAAGGAATTTTTTTAGTTCTGGTCTTTTTACTCCAACAACTGATTTTTCCAGACTGAACGAAGTTGATTTAATCTCTATTTGTGTTCCAACACCTCTTGATAAGTATCGTCAACCAGATCTTTCTTTTGTTGAGAATTCGGCAGAGATAGTATCGGAGAATTTAAAGTATGGAGCTATTGTTGTTCTTGAATCTACAGTTTATCCAGGAGCTACAAGAGAGGTTGTCCTTCCTATTTTGGAGAAGAGCAGAAGAAAAATAGATAGAGATTTTTATCTTGCTTTTTCTCCAGAGAGGGAAGATCCTGGTAATAAACAATTTACTACAAGAAACATACCGAAAGTTGTTGGAGGAATTACGGAGCAATCCAAGAAGAAAGTGGTTGAGATTTATAGTAAGATCTTTGATAAAGTTGTTGAAGTTTCTTCTGCAGAAGTAGCTGAAGCGACAAAGCTACTTGAAAATACATATCGTAGTGTGAATATTGCTCTTGTTAATGAACTTAAGGTAATATTTGATAAAATGGGTATAGATATATGGGAAGTAATTGAGGCTGCAAAGACAAAGCCTTTTGGTTATACACCTTTCTATCCTGGTCCAGGACTTGGAGGACATTGTATTCCAATAGACCCTTTCTATCTTTCTTGGAAAGCGAGAATGTTTGGAATTAATGCGAGATTTATAGAACTTGCAGGAGAGATTAACATGATGATGCCTGAGTATGTAGTGATGAAGACCATTTCTGCTTTAAATAAAAACAGAAAATCATTAAGAGGCTCTAAAATTCTTATTATTGGAATAGCTTACAAGAAGGATATTGATGATTGTAGAGAATCCCCCGGGATAGAATTAATAGAACTTCTTAGAGAAGGTGGTGCAGAGGTTTCTTATTATGATCCTTATATTACAGAAATATACAATTTAAGGCAAACAGATTTAGTAATGAGTTCTGTGAATTTGACCGAGGAATTACTTAGAGAGCAGGATGCTGTTATTATTGCTACTGACCATTCTAACATAGATTATAAGAAAATCGTTGAAAATTGCTCTATTATTATAGATACAAGAAATGCCCTTTCAGGAATTAAAAGTGACAAGATCTTTAAAGCGTAG
- a CDS encoding Rrf2 family transcriptional regulator has protein sequence MKLTTKSEYALLALIFIARYEKKGFIKIDDICSKYDIPKKYLEQLFLILKQNRYIKTRTGASGGYKLAMPAQKINIAQIIRLMDGALAPTESVSKYFFSHTPLEKEKKLLKVLKEIRDYVSNRLENLKLSDLV, from the coding sequence ATGAAATTAACTACAAAAAGCGAATATGCACTTTTAGCACTTATCTTTATTGCCCGATATGAAAAGAAAGGCTTCATAAAGATAGATGATATCTGCTCTAAATACGATATCCCCAAGAAATATTTAGAACAATTATTTTTAATCCTAAAGCAAAATCGATATATAAAAACAAGAACAGGTGCAAGTGGTGGATACAAATTGGCAATGCCAGCTCAAAAAATAAATATAGCTCAAATAATAAGGTTAATGGATGGAGCCTTAGCGCCAACGGAGTCAGTAAGCAAATATTTTTTTTCACATACTCCTTTAGAGAAAGAAAAGAAGCTTTTAAAAGTACTTAAAGAAATAAGAGATTATGTTTCAAATAGGCTAGAAAATTTAAAGCTCTCCGATCTAGTCTGA
- a CDS encoding ATP-binding cassette domain-containing protein gives MDIEIKKITIIGGYGKTGEKELINEVNFEMGDIVSIVGPTGSGKTTLINDIELFANENTPSGRKVLINNATPPEEFMSDPSKNPIALITQHTNFLSDLPVRRFLETHAKIRQTTRSKSVIEETLDFANELTGEPILLESAMTELSGGQTRALLIADAVIIGNSPIILLDEIENAGIHRTKAIELLKKYEKIFIFVTHDPRIALLSDFRIVMKNGAMQKIIITEDEEQRVAEEIKKIDDLMLDFRAQIRAGERISEKDLENKLRALGYIS, from the coding sequence ATGGATATTGAGATAAAAAAAATAACAATAATTGGTGGGTATGGAAAAACAGGAGAAAAGGAACTTATAAATGAAGTAAATTTTGAAATGGGTGATATAGTAAGCATTGTAGGACCAACAGGTTCAGGGAAAACAACTTTAATTAACGATATAGAACTTTTTGCAAATGAAAATACTCCTTCTGGAAGAAAAGTGCTCATTAACAATGCTACCCCCCCGGAAGAATTTATGAGTGATCCTTCTAAAAATCCTATTGCATTGATTACTCAGCACACTAATTTTCTATCAGATTTACCTGTAAGGAGATTCTTAGAAACGCACGCTAAAATAAGGCAGACTACTAGAAGTAAATCTGTCATAGAAGAAACTTTAGATTTTGCAAATGAACTAACAGGAGAACCTATACTTTTAGAAAGTGCAATGACAGAGTTGTCAGGGGGTCAGACTCGTGCACTCTTAATAGCAGATGCAGTAATAATAGGGAATTCACCAATAATTTTATTAGATGAGATAGAAAATGCCGGTATCCATAGAACAAAAGCTATAGAACTTTTGAAAAAATACGAGAAGATCTTTATCTTCGTTACTCACGACCCAAGAATAGCCCTCCTTTCGGATTTCAGGATCGTTATGAAAAATGGAGCAATGCAGAAGATAATTATAACTGAAGATGAAGAGCAGAGGGTGGCTGAGGAGATAAAGAAAATAGATGATCTTATGCTAGATTTTAGAGCACAAATAAGGGCGGGAGAGCGGATTAGTGAAAAGGATCTTGAGAATAAATTAAGAGCATTAGGGTATATTTCTTAA
- a CDS encoding GTP-binding protein: MKVIICAGPPTSGKTTVLKQVIKKLKAKGQKLAYLKIDVQFADEDEIFKKEFGIPTKKVYSTDLCPDHCNVVVLGDAIKWAEGEKTDALFVETAGLCLRCSPYIEGSLGIVVLEATSGMNLPRKIGPMLSLADIAVVTKIDLVSQAEREVFRANINDAAKVVIIETDALHGINIEHIVRKIEKTQEIKEPLLLRGNPPVGTCTICVGKKEIGAKSHFGVLRTLEADIFYRGE; encoded by the coding sequence ATGAAAGTTATAATATGTGCTGGGCCTCCAACGAGTGGGAAAACAACTGTATTAAAACAAGTTATCAAAAAACTCAAAGCTAAAGGGCAAAAACTTGCATATCTAAAAATAGATGTCCAGTTTGCCGATGAAGATGAAATCTTTAAAAAAGAGTTTGGAATACCTACCAAGAAAGTTTATTCAACAGATTTATGCCCAGACCATTGCAATGTAGTGGTACTCGGTGATGCTATAAAATGGGCCGAAGGAGAAAAAACTGATGCGCTTTTTGTTGAAACGGCAGGGTTGTGTCTTAGATGTTCACCTTACATCGAGGGTTCATTAGGTATTGTTGTATTAGAAGCAACAAGTGGAATGAACTTACCTCGAAAGATCGGCCCCATGTTATCTTTAGCAGACATAGCCGTTGTTACAAAAATTGATCTTGTATCACAAGCCGAAAGAGAAGTTTTTAGAGCTAATATTAATGATGCAGCAAAAGTAGTTATCATAGAAACTGATGCATTACACGGTATAAATATAGAGCACATTGTTAGAAAAATCGAAAAAACACAAGAGATAAAAGAGCCTTTATTGCTCAGAGGTAATCCACCTGTGGGAACCTGCACTATCTGTGTGGGCAAAAAAGAGATTGGTGCAAAATCTCATTTTGGAGTATTAAGAACTTTAGAAGCTGACATATTTTACAGAGGTGAATGA
- a CDS encoding (Fe-S)-binding protein — MNKKEIIEKLPGKNCGLCGLKTCKEFAEIASKDPDAMKRCIFLDERKIRPMSSEFEEENITWKDNLDRDYDFILDKFPGEPGPRETIILFNPTNVEKLGIKKGDILYGRPAWISCGCPVTHVGIVVDDPDYFNGTVVWCIVGPMVSRERGINIGYYNTTAYEGLVKYTRKELQIGRRYYFLPRYCMLQWRHCGLINQIVKTKDGFRVRIEGLWIG; from the coding sequence ATGAATAAAAAAGAAATAATAGAGAAATTGCCCGGGAAAAATTGTGGCTTATGTGGGTTAAAAACCTGTAAGGAATTTGCCGAAATAGCATCGAAAGATCCAGATGCAATGAAAAGGTGTATTTTTTTAGACGAAAGAAAAATACGTCCGATGAGTTCAGAGTTTGAAGAAGAAAATATTACATGGAAGGACAACTTGGATAGAGATTATGACTTTATTCTGGATAAATTTCCAGGAGAACCGGGACCAAGAGAGACTATAATATTATTTAATCCAACCAATGTAGAAAAACTCGGAATCAAAAAAGGTGATATTTTATATGGTCGTCCTGCTTGGATATCATGTGGTTGTCCAGTTACTCATGTCGGCATAGTAGTAGATGATCCTGATTATTTCAATGGGACTGTCGTTTGGTGTATTGTAGGGCCTATGGTATCAAGAGAGAGAGGTATCAACATTGGATATTATAATACTACTGCATATGAAGGTTTGGTGAAATATACCCGAAAAGAGCTTCAAATTGGCAGAAGATACTATTTCTTACCAAGATATTGTATGCTCCAGTGGAGACATTGTGGTTTGATAAATCAGATTGTTAAAACAAAGGACGGCTTTCGTGTACGTATTGAAGGGCTGTGGATAGGTTAG
- a CDS encoding LptE family protein encodes MNKRLYLYFFLLFVSCSYSFKSGYFKGSLSISSLNNNTGNPDIERLLTERLVDAFIKDGRVELKMDSKGDYILEGVIDDYKRTPEAYTPGGEIESYRLSIGVRFSLKKKDKDESEWERSILESFVYSVNSRELEAIDSVASKIKSSLLRIMLEEW; translated from the coding sequence ATGAATAAAAGGCTTTATTTATATTTTTTTCTATTGTTTGTTTCTTGTAGTTATTCTTTTAAAAGTGGTTATTTTAAAGGAAGTTTATCTATTTCTTCCTTAAACAACAATACAGGAAATCCTGATATTGAGAGGTTATTAACGGAAAGATTAGTAGATGCTTTTATAAAAGATGGGAGAGTGGAACTTAAAATGGATTCTAAGGGAGATTACATTCTTGAAGGTGTGATTGATGATTACAAAAGGACGCCTGAAGCGTATACTCCAGGGGGAGAGATAGAGAGTTATCGATTAAGTATTGGCGTTAGGTTTTCTCTTAAGAAGAAGGATAAGGATGAAAGTGAATGGGAAAGATCAATTTTAGAGTCTTTTGTTTATTCTGTAAATTCGCGAGAACTAGAGGCAATAGATTCAGTTGCTTCAAAGATAAAAAGTTCTCTTCTTAGGATAATGCTTGAAGAGTGGTAA